Below is a window of Prionailurus viverrinus isolate Anna chromosome A1, UM_Priviv_1.0, whole genome shotgun sequence DNA.
TGGGATTATTGGGGCAAAGAAAAGTGGTTTATGCACCGTACCTATCATGTTAAGCATCTTTCTTCCTCACAGGGCCTAATACAATGTGAGGCACATAGTGCTCTTGAGAAGACTTTGTAAAAGACTGGATAGGAGCTCAGGCTTTGGAGATAGACTGCCTGGGTCCCCTTCTTTATTCTGTTGCTTGGTAGCTGTATGATTCTAGGTAAATCATTTCACTCTCAACTTTTGTATCTTTATCAGTTAAAAGGAGATAGTAAGGCACATCTTATAGGGCTATTGTGAAGTTTGAGTGGGGGCTGGCATAGAGTTAAGCACTTGATAAATGGCAGCTGTTAATTGTAGAAGGTTCTCAATGGCTATGCTTGCTGCTCGTCCTGTTTTTGTAGGCCGCAATGTTTACCGCACACTGTTTAGGAGCAAGGCATATGAACGCAATGAGCTGTTCCTGCCAGGCCGCATGGCCTATGTGGTAGACCTGGATGACGAGTATGCAGACACAGATATCCCTACCACGCTTATCCGCAGCAAAGCAGATTGCCCCACTATGGAGGTAAGTGACTTGAGAGCCTCTTACGTGAGCCTTAAACCTGGGAACCAGCCTTGATTCTGCCCTGGGTCTCATCCACCACATTTAACCCATCACTGAGTCCTGTCCACTTTTCACTTTCCACAGATTCACTTGAATCTAAATTTCAATTTAGATTCACTGGAGTGATTTTTACAAATGGCTGGTGTGATCTTTTTCAACATGTACATTTTTGCCTCACCACTATTGAGAAGCTTTCAGTGATTTCTCATCGAGAAATTGCCCTTGCACCTTTTGGCCTTCTGAGCCACTTTTCACCATGATTCCCTGTTGTTGTTCTCCAGGGAATCCCAGCTCTCTTGAACGTGCTAGATTCACTTTTGACACAGATCTCTTTGTATATGCTATTCTGTTTGCCTGGAATCTCCTGTAACACCTTTCTCTGTTTTCACCTAGTTGGTTACAATTTGTCCTTTagtttgttaagtgaatgaagtGAAGAGATTCTTGCTCTGTGGGATAATATCCTTGCTACTTGGGGTTTTCAGGCCCAGACAACACTGACTACAAATGACATCGTAATCAGCAAGCTCACCCAGATCCTTTCCTACCTGCGGCAGGGTACCCGCAATAAGAAGCTCAAGAAGAAGGATAAAGGTAACCTGGAGAGTTAGGGAGAGAAACCTTAACTCTGGAGGGGCATTTGAGGGTGGAACCATGGTCTGCTGGAGCCTTCTGTGTCTAGAACATTGGGGAGCTCCTGGAGAGCAGCAAAAAATGAGAGCAATAGAGCATTAACTTGGCTCACCCAGAAAGCAGTAGTCAGCTTTGAGACTTGATGGGGGAGAGTATTGGGAGATTTTATTATCCCACCTTCTAAACAGATGGGCATTCAGAGCTGTTTAGGCTAAGTGGGAATCAACTCAGGAATATTTTGTTCACTACTCTCTTTATATCTTAGGGAAGATGGAAGAGAAGAAGCCCCCTGAAGCTGACATGAAGTATGTATCGTAGCACTGTCACCTGatgtgagggaggaaggagctctttgtttcttgtttttggcATTTTGGGGAGGCCTTGGTGTGAGAATCTGGAGAAATGGCCAGGGAGAGTGGAAGTGGTGTGACTTTGGCAGCTAGGGATCTCTGTTTTTCTAGTATATTTGAAGACATTGGGGATTATGTGCCATCCACAACCAAGACTCCTCGGGACAAGGAGCGGGAGAGATACCGGGAACGAGAGCGTGAtcgggagagagacagagaccgtgaCAGAGAACGGGAGCGAGAACGAGATCGGGAGCGGgagcgggacagagagagagaggaagagaagaagaggcACAGCTACTTTGAGAAGCCGAAAGTGGATGATGAGGTGAGATAGGACCCTGGTACCGAGTGGTAGAACTGCCCATCTCTGTGCCTGCCCAGTCAGGTAGGGTAGGGAGTTGATTCAGGGATTAGTCAAGTGGGAAGGAATGAGTGTAAATCCCTCATGGTGATACTCActtcagtttctcttttctttccagccCATGGACGTTGACAAAGGTGGGTTGTATCTGAGACATCTTGAATTAGCTCTGGTGGTCTTGCTTTGCCCTGGGCTGAGAGTCTATCCTAGAGTTCAGAGCTGGCAACAGTTGGGATTGTGGGACTTCTGGTCTGGGTTCTCATTAAGATCCACATCTTGCTTCATGGAATAGAAAGAAGAGGAGTCTGGAGTTGCCTCCCTCTTCCTGGGCAGTGGCAGGCATATTTGCTCTGTTAGATACAATTCCTCCAGCTTTGCGATTCTGAAAGACATGAGGCAGGTCTCACCGGCCGTATTCTTTGTACACAACCCCATTTCACCCAGAGTAGCTCATTATTAGTTgaaatttgattaaaattatGTTAACTAAAAGAGAGTTTTTTCTGTtacttaaaaaatggttttatgaAAACAGGTTAGAAGTGTGTGTGGAAAAGAGGTCGAAAGTTCCTTGTTTGACATTCTGAATAGAGTTCCCTTTCCCCCCCCAGGACCTGGATCTGCTAAGGAGTTGATCAAATCGATCAATGAAAAGTTTGCTGGATCTGCTGGCTGGGAAGGCACTGAATCATATCCTTTATTTCACTATGTTGTTGGATTCTAGAAAACTGTTGTCCTGTTTCTTTCCAATTCCACCTACCTCCCTGTTTCCCCACAACCCCTGGCTCCCATCCTACCTCTTACCTCTTATGGTGAATTTTGATAGAATTTTGCAGTCGTTGTGACTTccccttttttccccacatttgttcttttttttaaaggtattattattttttttaagtttatttcagtaatctacacccagtgtggggcttgagcttaacgaccctgagatcaagagtcacattctcttctgactgagccagccaggtgccccatgccttTCCCATTTCTCAGAGGATTCACGCAAGCTCACAGCCTTCTCCTCACAAGTTTTCATGTTGGGGCTTCTAGGCCTTGGCCCTTCCTTCTTGAAGCTCTTCTGCTATaggtagaattattttctttgacaTAGCGTATGCTGAAGAAGCCAGAGGACAAGAAGCAGCTGGGAGACTTCTTTGGCATGTCCAACAGTTATGCTGAGTGTTATCCAGCCACGTatgtggggagggggatgaggTGGAAATTTCATTAACTTGGACCCACGGGTACTTATTTGGATGAACTGTTCTTTGAGGCTCTGGGTGGGAGGTCTGGGGGTGGTGGTTGTCATTTCTAGGCATATGGCATCTTAGTTGGGTGGGTTTCTGGACAAAGCATAGGAGTATGGGTCTGCACCATCTCTTTAACTGTTGCTTCTCTCCAGGATGGATGACATGGCCGTGGATAGTGATGAGGAGGTGGATTACAGCAAAATGGACCAGGTGTGGAGTTGGAAGGATGGGTGGGGATTTGGGGGTAGTTACTCTTCAGTACTCTTCAGcagttccccgccccccccccccccccaaaagatctGTGTCTTGTTTTCTGGGCCTTAACTTTTCCTCCACTGCAGCACTAAGAACAGCAGCATTGTGAGGTCATGAGAAGCTTAACCTTTAACGTATCTGTCCAGAAGCAAATGAGATATGCCCAAAATAGATTTATTTCCTACAAAATGCCAGGCTTTGATTTCTGTACTAGGCAGTAAGCAAGCCTTTAGTGCATAAAGAGAAAGGGTAGGAAGGAACTTCAGTCTtgagaaaaataactgaattttatTCTAGCAGGAATGAAATGTTCTtctgtcttaaaaacaaaaataccttaaCAAATAATACCATTAATGGTGGCAAAATTTCAACtagtttttccttgtttttactGCAGTGGTTGAGCATGGTGTAATTCCATCTTGGAGACTTGctgaaccctggctctgccaagttttgtgaccttgacaacttattttattgcttatgcttcagtttcctcatcgagAGAATTCGGAGGAATATGCTTGTTTTTTAATAGAGTTTGAGGAAATTAAATAAGTGTTCAGAataatgcctggtacatagtaagcattTATTAGGGTGGGATTTATGAATGATGAAACAAGATTGTGGGAGAACCTGGCTTTATTAAGGGCTAAAATTCTGTTTCCACTGACATTTCTAACTTccctcttctcactgtgtctctaACAGGGTAATAAGAAAGGCCCCTTAGGCCGCTGGGACTTTGATACCCAGGAGGAATACAGCGAGTATATGAACAACAAGGAGGCTTTGCCCAAGTGAGTTGTACTAAATATGGCCAAAGATTGAGGAGAGGGATGATGATGGGCCAGCCTTCACCAGAACAGGTTCTCTAGTCACAGGGCCATCTGGGAACACCTTGCTACTGCTATGCAACCTCTGATGCCTTCTTTCTCCCA
It encodes the following:
- the IK gene encoding protein Red; protein product: MPERDSEPFSNPLAPDGHDVDDPHSFHQSKLTNEDFRKLLMTPRAAPTSAPPSKSRHHEMPREYNEDEDPAARRRKKKSYYAKLRQQEIERERELAEKYRDRAKERRDGVNKDYEETELISTTANYRAVGPTAEADKSAAEKRRQLIQESKFLGGDMEHTHLVKGLDFALLQKVRAEIASKEKEEEELMEKPQKETKKDEDPENKIEFKTRLGRNVYRTLFRSKAYERNELFLPGRMAYVVDLDDEYADTDIPTTLIRSKADCPTMEAQTTLTTNDIVISKLTQILSYLRQGTRNKKLKKKDKGKMEEKKPPEADMNIFEDIGDYVPSTTKTPRDKERERYRERERDRERDRDRDRERERERDRERERDREREEEKKRHSYFEKPKVDDEPMDVDKGPGSAKELIKSINEKFAGSAGWEGTESLKKPEDKKQLGDFFGMSNSYAECYPATMDDMAVDSDEEVDYSKMDQGNKKGPLGRWDFDTQEEYSEYMNNKEALPKAAFQYGIKMSEGRKTRRFKETNDKAELDRQWKKISAIIEKRKKMEADGVEVKRPKY